The following are encoded together in the Thalassolituus oleivorans MIL-1 genome:
- a CDS encoding LysR family transcriptional regulator has product MNIDRIDLNLLVYLDVLLREGSVTRAAQQLGITQPAMSNGLRRLRDVFGDPLLVRTSDGMTPTQRAQELQPVIRKALGELEAALQPLEEFDAMVSHRVFRIMVSDYAESTLVPELVKRLRTDAPDIILDVLTPSDVTFKDVEAGKIDMAINRFDEMPQSFHQMTLWKDDFVCLVNPDHPLSSNFNLEAYLASKHIWVSKTGMGAGVGIDPEKVVRLGWVDNALSKLGHKRKISVFTRHYQMPALLALNNDLVATLPRKVAEMQAESAALLVKEPPFPIPAFELKMAWSPLLQHHQAHRWLRRMIVDVAQHC; this is encoded by the coding sequence ATGAACATTGATCGCATAGATCTTAATCTTCTCGTGTATCTCGATGTATTGCTGCGCGAAGGCAGCGTTACGCGTGCGGCGCAGCAACTCGGTATCACTCAGCCAGCCATGAGTAACGGCTTACGCCGCTTACGCGATGTATTTGGTGATCCTTTGCTGGTGCGTACATCCGATGGCATGACGCCAACGCAAAGGGCGCAAGAGTTACAGCCTGTCATCCGCAAAGCCTTAGGTGAGTTAGAAGCCGCCTTACAGCCGTTAGAAGAATTCGATGCCATGGTTAGCCATCGCGTATTTCGTATCATGGTGAGCGATTACGCTGAATCGACACTTGTGCCTGAGTTAGTTAAGCGCCTGCGTACCGACGCTCCCGATATTATTCTCGACGTGCTCACGCCATCGGATGTGACATTTAAGGATGTAGAGGCCGGTAAAATCGACATGGCAATTAACCGTTTTGATGAAATGCCACAGTCATTTCACCAAATGACATTATGGAAAGATGATTTTGTCTGTCTGGTAAATCCAGATCATCCACTATCTTCGAACTTTAATCTGGAAGCCTATTTGGCTAGCAAGCATATCTGGGTGAGCAAAACGGGTATGGGCGCAGGTGTTGGTATTGATCCAGAAAAAGTTGTGCGGCTAGGTTGGGTAGATAATGCGTTATCGAAGTTGGGCCACAAGCGCAAAATTTCGGTATTTACGCGTCATTATCAAATGCCGGCTTTACTGGCCTTGAATAACGACCTAGTGGCAACTCTACCGCGCAAAGTGGCAGAGATGCAGGCGGAATCCGCCGCCTTATTAGTGAAAGAGCCACCATTTCCCATTCCTGCTTTTGAGCTGAAAATGGCGTGGTCACCGTTATTGCAACATCATCAAGCGCATCGTTGGTTACGCCGCATGATTGTGGATGTTGCCCAGCACTGCTAA
- a CDS encoding D-hexose-6-phosphate mutarotase: protein MTSSHLTQTLQRTVFTKKVQYGELDCIQVRHPFFSADLLLQGAHLLSFKPNDKNDWLWLSETAEFRKGVSVRGGIPVCWPWFGNPDRNPDKVQEFILDPHSAPAHGIARAVDWQLTAVNESSDAVELTLELPEVDSQVWSGGATAKIVFTFTKSGLTVNLITLAGDQAVSFSQALHTYFPTSDISATRVQGFHGFAYVDALDDWSEKQQRGDIHFSEETDRIYTAGPLQTLVTPEQTLELNCNSASAVVWNPWVEKSKRLSQFPHDAWQRMFCVESANALHDYVTLQPNESHSLTLSLRQR, encoded by the coding sequence ATGACATCCTCACACCTGACACAAACTCTGCAACGCACGGTGTTTACCAAGAAGGTTCAGTACGGAGAGCTCGATTGCATCCAAGTTCGACACCCATTTTTCAGCGCCGATCTATTGCTACAAGGCGCACATCTGCTCAGCTTTAAGCCCAATGATAAGAACGACTGGTTATGGCTAAGTGAAACAGCAGAATTTCGTAAAGGCGTATCGGTACGTGGCGGCATCCCCGTGTGCTGGCCTTGGTTTGGTAATCCAGATAGAAACCCAGATAAGGTTCAAGAGTTTATTCTTGATCCGCACTCAGCTCCTGCACACGGCATAGCGCGTGCGGTTGATTGGCAGCTAACTGCAGTCAACGAATCAAGCGATGCGGTTGAACTCACATTAGAGCTACCAGAAGTTGATAGCCAAGTTTGGTCTGGGGGCGCTACAGCAAAAATTGTATTTACCTTTACTAAATCAGGCTTAACAGTGAATTTAATTACTCTAGCGGGTGATCAAGCGGTTAGCTTTTCTCAAGCGCTGCATACCTATTTTCCCACGAGCGATATTAGCGCAACCCGCGTGCAAGGATTTCACGGCTTCGCCTATGTTGATGCGCTAGACGACTGGTCAGAGAAGCAACAACGAGGCGATATTCACTTTAGCGAAGAAACGGATCGCATTTACACTGCAGGCCCGTTACAAACATTGGTAACGCCAGAACAAACGCTAGAACTTAACTGTAACAGTGCGAGTGCCGTGGTTTGGAATCCGTGGGTAGAAAAATCGAAACGCTTAAGCCAATTTCCACATGATGCATGGCAACGTATGTTTTGCGTGGAAAGTGCCAATGCCCTGCATGACTACGTAACACTGCAACCCAATGAGAGCCACTCGTTAACGTTGAGTTTACGTCAGCGTTAA
- the rluF gene encoding 23S rRNA pseudouridine(2604) synthase RluF produces the protein MFSKTSIRLNKYISESGICSRRDADRFIEQGSVFINGRRATIGDQVGTGDEVKVNGQLIEPREEDQLVFIALNKPVGIVSTTESTEVNNIVDFVAHSVRIFPIGRLDKDSQGLIFLTSNGDLVNKILRAGNNHEKEYLVTVNRPITDDFIDGMSAGVPILGTKTKKCKVVKEAANVFRITLVQGLNRQIRRMCEFFDYDVVKLERVSIMNVTLKGLPVGEWRDLTEKELAVLFKAIENSSSEAPNPNAAKRKSPRAMPSAPSDGKPKRVAGSAKKPPGAKPVSAKETYAKTKAKPKTRKEANMMGAKAGGYQGKTGGAKTSRPNKSKGR, from the coding sequence ATGTTCAGTAAAACTTCCATTCGTTTAAATAAATACATCAGCGAAAGCGGCATATGTTCGCGTCGTGACGCCGACCGCTTTATTGAGCAGGGCAGTGTGTTTATTAATGGTCGTCGTGCCACGATTGGGGATCAAGTCGGTACTGGCGACGAAGTGAAAGTAAACGGCCAACTGATTGAACCGCGCGAAGAAGATCAGCTGGTATTTATCGCCTTAAATAAACCCGTAGGCATTGTCAGTACGACTGAAAGTACCGAAGTTAATAATATTGTCGATTTTGTTGCGCACAGCGTGCGGATTTTCCCGATTGGACGCTTAGATAAAGACTCCCAAGGTTTAATTTTTCTGACCAGTAATGGCGACCTAGTTAATAAAATTCTACGCGCCGGTAATAACCATGAAAAAGAATATTTAGTCACGGTTAACCGCCCAATTACCGATGACTTTATTGACGGTATGAGTGCCGGTGTTCCTATCCTTGGTACAAAAACGAAAAAGTGTAAGGTCGTTAAAGAAGCCGCTAACGTATTTCGCATTACATTAGTGCAGGGGCTTAATCGACAAATTCGTCGTATGTGTGAATTTTTTGATTACGATGTGGTTAAGCTTGAGCGTGTCAGTATTATGAATGTCACCCTCAAAGGCTTGCCAGTGGGTGAGTGGCGCGACTTAACAGAAAAGGAACTGGCGGTACTATTTAAAGCCATCGAGAACTCTTCATCTGAGGCGCCTAATCCAAATGCTGCTAAGCGCAAGTCGCCACGCGCTATGCCAAGCGCGCCATCGGATGGAAAACCAAAGCGTGTTGCTGGCAGTGCGAAGAAGCCCCCGGGGGCTAAACCCGTAAGCGCCAAAGAAACCTACGCGAAAACGAAAGCCAAACCAAAAACCCGTAAAGAAGCCAATATGATGGGTGCTAAAGCAGGTGGCTATCAGGGTAAAACCGGAGGGGCGAAAACCTCTCGGCCTAATAAATCAAAAGGGCGCTGA
- a CDS encoding bacteriohemerythrin gives MSMILLDYPQLAQDFMNREHETFVNLMIEAEDALLMGRFTVQHFRRLVQHSQEHFAHEEREMLAYHFPAYPMHKQEHERVLATMISLLEGYEDDQNILPLLNYVQEVLPDWFAGHITSMDKVTAEFLARQKISAA, from the coding sequence ATGTCGATGATACTGCTTGATTACCCTCAACTCGCCCAAGACTTCATGAACCGTGAACATGAAACCTTTGTTAACCTCATGATCGAAGCGGAAGACGCGCTGCTCATGGGCCGTTTTACCGTGCAACATTTTCGCCGCTTAGTGCAGCATAGCCAAGAGCATTTCGCGCACGAAGAGCGTGAAATGCTTGCCTATCATTTCCCTGCATACCCAATGCATAAGCAAGAACATGAACGCGTGTTGGCGACCATGATTAGCCTACTTGAAGGCTATGAAGATGATCAGAATATTTTACCGTTACTTAACTATGTGCAAGAAGTACTCCCAGATTGGTTTGCGGGGCATATTACCAGCATGGATAAAGTAACTGCTGAGTTTCTAGCTCGCCAGAAGATCTCTGCAGCCTAA